The nucleotide sequence ctcaccttccatcttagaatcaatactgtgtattgactctaaggcagaagagtgtaagagctaggcaatgagggttacgtgacttgcccagggtcacgcagctaggaagtgtctgaggccagatttgtacctaggacctcccgtctctaggcctggctctaaagagttgggtttttttttttaatgaatgtttaaaaagtcATCATCATAAATAATTTTGTCAGAGCTGCTTTCCTGAGTCATGATACCTGCCTAATAAAGTTTAAGGTGTCCAGGAAGTCACCCCTATATCCCCCAAATTCCAATTCTATAGTATCCTGATTACTGATCCCAGTTCCCAGGAGATAGTACCTTTTATCCCAAAGGTAGAAATAAGTCCAAAAAAGTCAATCCCTCAAAAGACCAACTGATGGATACTGTCACAGAAAACCCCCCCCCccgaaaaaaaaaagaaagaaaatccctaccctcaaagaggtCCCAGTCTAAGAGAGGAAGTCAGTACATAAAGGGTTAGCAATAGATGACCTGATAGTAAAGGCTCTCCTAGAACAGATTTAGGTAGATGAGGGCACAAGAAATCATAGGATTTTTAAAGAGAGTTCTGGATTTGTTATCCAAAAACAAGTTCTGCCCCATCTAGGTTAATAAGCAACagagtggccttgggcaagtcattttccttttcttgattttACAAAATCAAGAGATTGGATCAGAcaatttctaaagttccttctagttctgccATTCTATGCTCTaaattctagtcttttttttaccCTCCAACATTCTAGAACCATCACTTTAGAGGGGCCCAAGTCAGGGTCACTTCATTCCTGATTCCATTCTTTACCTCTGCCCTTTCTCTAGAATTTTGCCCTCCATAGGtacccattttttcccctcttgccTCCACTTTCCAGCTCCCCTTCACATattacctccccctccccattagaatataagatctTTGAAGGTAGGGcccatttttctgttttatgcCCAACACTACCTAAAACAGTTCTTGGACCACAGCAATAAACACCTTACTTGTTTATCTATTGAGGGTTGTCAAGGTGGGACAAGGGGCAGCTCGGGTATGGGTGGAGACCTGAAAGACAACCTGTGTCTCCTTCAACCTGTGACCTCCCtggaggtcagtcaacttcatagcgggtggtctgacttcaagatggaggcagccagaccaagctgtggtttccctccccctctggaatgctatctgactaatgaatgactAAACTATGCTGCCTCTCCTATACAGGtgaaaaacactatataaatagtggggaggaagaggggggaaACAATTATAATTCTAAGCAAGTATTTAAAGACCTTCTCCTGCCATCCTAGAATGCAAGGTCCAGGAACAGGGATTGGCTAGTAAGCGATGGGGCACCTGGGCCTCTCCCTGGGGTTGGCATTATGCCCATCCTGGTACATCAAAGGCTGTAATGTTACAGTAACTGTGAAATGACTCTCCTGGGTGGGGCAGCTCAAAGACTAGCCCCTGGTGGTTTATGGTGGAGGCATCTGTATATGGCCAGGGGCGACCTACAGCAGAGCTTCTGAATGGCATTGCTTACTAGCTTCCAAGAATCCCAATTCTTGGCAAGGGCTTCCCTTTCCTCAGGAGCAAGAACTCAGAGGTCAAGCTGCATTGAACATCAAGAAAGGGGAAGAACCTTCAAAGCCCCTCACTCTGATATCTATGTTCATCCCATCCACTGTAGATCCCCAtggcatgcacacacatacacatacaacacaacacacttaccttccatctgttcATTCACATACACTTACATGCTCTAAGTTACCCACATGCAGCCCCAGCAACCCTCTGCCTAGACCCCAATACCACCTACACATATACACAGCTGTTTATCTAAACTTGTACAGGACCAACAACCATTTATGCACAGAGATATACACAAGTGCCTGTTCACACCTAAGCACTTCTTCCCACTCACTCGTCTGTATACTTCCTCCCCCAAACATGGATATACCTGCAGTCATTCAAAAAATCCACAAATGAGCTCATTCTCCCCAGTTAGGTTAAGAGGGTGCCTTTTACATTTCCCAGAGCCAGCATCAACTGAGGAGAAGATCCCACTCAGCCCAGGACATAAGGAGACCTAATCTGGGATAGGAAAGAGGCTCCTGACCTTAAGATTGGAGCCCACTCAATGCCAGGTTCCTTCCCTAGACTCAAGGATTGACGATCCTGACCTCCTCTTCATGCCTTTGGTGTAGGGAGGTCCTGGTGAGGAACCTTAGTTTACTCCTCTTTACCTTAGAGACCACTCAGTCTTTATCTCTGAAGAGGAGCTTCGGAATCACCTTCTTTGTTTTGTGGCTCCCCTATCTTCCAGGTCGAATTTTCTGATGGTTTCCATCCCACTCCCAGCTTCTGGTTAACCTATAACTATCCCTAACCATTTAGCTTTGAGAAGACAGCTTGATGGAACAGAGAAAAAATGGATTTGAAGTCCTGGACTTGGGCTCcaatcccaactctgccatttcataagatcatagatttggagctagaagggacctttgggGGTCGGCTAGTCCAAACccactttatagaagaggaaatgaaggtctAAAGATTGTAGGTGTCTTGGAGGGGTGGAAGTGGGGAGGCTAGAGGGCATACTGGTATCTTCCTAAGAGGAGGTGGTGGCCTTTATAACCAATATGACTAGGTAACTTGCCCCGTTTCATCTGTACCCTCCTTCAGGGAGTCCTTCCATCACTCTTGTCTATTTTAGAGCCTTCCCTCAGTGTCTCTTTCAATGTCCAAGAATGGGGATTGAGAGATTAGGGGAAATGAAGTTCAGGATGAAAGGATGGGAACCCATAAGTCTCTTGGTACTGAgtattcaattcaatccaaccaGCATTTATGAAGGGTTTCCTATATGAACCAGGCACTGAGGTAGGCTATGGCGAATACAGATACAGAAAAGGAATAATGCTGGCTGGCAACAGGGCAATCTGGCAATCCCGGAGGTCCTCTGATTTCCCTTCTCTAACTGATTTTGGACCAGTCATCCCCTTTGATTTCCCCTTGCAAAATTAAGGGGTTAGCCTGCATGATCTCTATGAGGAAAATCATACCGTTCCATCCTTTTGTCTTTTCCTCCCCACTGGATCCTGATCCAGAGCAGGCAGGTAATCAGAGAGCTGCTCCCTGGCCCAGGCTGGGATCAGAATACTTTCCTGTGGGAGTTTGCGGTAGCAGTGGGCAGAACCCGCTGGTTCCAGCCAGTCCAAATGCCTCCAGCACATCCCCCCCCGCCCCCAGGTGTGTCCCCCTACTCCACCCACCTTCCTAGGAAcaatgtcccagctgtgtgagcccgGAAACCGTCACGCACCAGAAGCGAGAGGGCTGTGCAGGGCTAGTCCCGGGGAGCCAGACTTGGTGTGGGGTTAAGGGTTAGTCGTGTTCTCTCCCTTGCCGGACCCTaggagggatggggaggaggaggaaagagaccTCCTAAACTCCTGCTCCGGGTCCTGTCAGAGTACCCCCCAGACTGATCTAAGGTTGGATGTGAACCCTGGCTAAGGAGGCCAGGGACTGGGTGGACTCCAGAGCCCCGAggggctctgggagggaggagcgGGCCGCTTACTATTGGGGATTTTGCAGAAGGACGAGCAGCCGGCTGAGCAGCACTTCAGGTTGTTGGAACAGTCCATGTCGGAGGTACATTCCACCTCGCAGCTGTCGCCTTCCTGCAGCTTTGGGCACACGCCTACCTTTCCTGCTCCAGAGAGCAAAGGGAGGTCAGGAAGGGCCCCACCTACAGCCCGGAATCAGCGATCTCGGGCTCGAGGTCCAGGATTTCCCTCATCTCCTGTCCCTGGTGCCCCAGAACTTCTACTATACCTTCAGCTCCCAAGTACTTCACCTGCTGCCTCTGAGTCCCCCAGGACTGGCCCCCGCTCCTTTTCTGCCAATACCCAGGGAGCCATTCTAAGCCCCTGTCCCTCATTTCCGCCTCTCCCACCCTGCATCTCTGGTCCCGGGGGTCTCCACCTCACCTTCCACCGACCCCGCAGTGTTGCTGGGTCCTGCACTTTCGACGCCCTTGGGACGATTCTCCTCATCGCTGTACTCGCTGGTGCTGTTCTGACCGAAGGCTGGGGGCAAGCCCAGGAGAAACAAGAGGAAGAGGCCGCCCAAAAACGCCAAGAAGGGGGTGAGCTTGCGGGCCATTTTGGTGCTGCAGGAGATCTAGGTATGACCTTCCCTGTGGGGGATTTAAACAGTGAGAGCGGGAGGCGCGGGGCGGAGGCGAGGGCGGGGAGAGGGCCCGCCAAGGGGAGGGGGATTGGGTGGGGGCAAGAGGATGGAGAGGTCCGGCTGCCACCTCATTCCATTTCACAATCCCCCAGGATCAGGTGTCGCTTTTGGCCCAGGTAGGAACCAGGAAACGTTGTTCTGTGGCCGAGCGGTCTCATGCCCAGCATGGGCCCACCCCAAAGTCCCTGGAACCTGTATCGATCCTATTCACCTCAGGGTGGCGTGCTCCATCTCTATGCCATCCCTTGAGGAAAGAGATGATGTCAGGACATAGGTCCTGGACTCTGGCAGAGAGGAAGTAAGATGTGTCAGGGCAATCACTGACTGGGATTGAATCGAATTAATGCCAAGGTATTCCTGGATTCCTATTCCGCACTCCtgagcctccttttcctcattcccGGGACCCCTGTGGGCTAGGAAAAAAGGGAACCCTAGAGAAGTAACTAGAATGGGGCGGGAGTTGGGAAACAACCCCAGTGGGGAGAATAGAGATTCCGGTTCCCTGTGATTTAGTATTTGCGGGGAGCAGGGACACTGTCATGTGGTCCTGGGGAACAAGTTGGGGGATCAGCAAAGGAAGGAGCTCAGAGAAGCTCCTCCCTACCCCCACTTCCCGCTCCGGTCTGCTTAGCCCCTGATTACCTCCAGGGACGCTGGGAcatgccagctctgggaggggccGTTCCCACGGCAGCTAAGAGGTGACCAGGTTGGGCTTATGTTTATTCGGCGCTCAGGGAACAGTCAACATCTGGGGGGGAGGAAGTGACAAGCCCAAGGAAGGCTTTCAGCTCCTGACCAGGGGCACACAAAGGGCACTTAGCCCCCGGCAGCTGGTTCCCGTTGGTAGGCTCTCTTCTGTGGGCACTGACCAAGTGGTGCAAGAGGCATCTCTCTGTGGGGCCCTATTGTTCGCCCTTCCTTCTGCGAAATCCCAGGATTTATTCCCCTACTCGGGAACCCTGAACGCAGACCTGGCCTAGAGGCAACCAGTATTACATCCCTACCCGACCTCTCCCCTCCAACATAaagatgggggttggggggagacagagaagggacAATGGAATGCACAGAATCAGTGTTTGGGGTGCAAAACTCCAGATAATGGAGTTTACAGGGAACACCAGGAAGCTTTCTCTGGTCATTCCATCCTCTAAACCACATgctgcattttattttttccattttaattaattgatgCTACCTTTGTTGTCCTCAAATAGCTCCATCATGGGAGAGATCTTTGAGCAAAGATCTCACTTCCCTGACATAACTTTGCTGCCTTTTGTATTCAGGGTCCAGCACTAGATGCCTTTCCTTCCTGAAGCCTTTTGTCTAACAGGGAACAAGATGCAAAGAGATAACTATAATACATGTTACATAGTAAGTTCCTTAAAGAGATTATGGGAACTTGGGTTCtccacctttaaaaaaatgaacaaacagagagagagagagagagagagagagagagagagagagagagagagagagagagagagagacttgcccagagttacatatctaggaagtatccaaggcagCTTTTGAACCCGGgacacctcctgtctccaggcctggctctctatccactgagccaccaaaacTGCCCCTAGTTCCCCACCTTTGTACTCCTTGTCTTTATCTGTCCTGCCATTCTCAGAAGTATTCCTCCTTGCTAAAGGATCTTCCAACCCATCCTCTTTTATGATCTTGCTCTTCGgtcatctcttttctttcatccactttaatctctccctgtctactaATTCCTTCCTCTCATTCTATAAATATGTTCCAGTCTCTCTCATATAAAAAGCAAACCCTTCTTTAACCCCACCATATCTCTAGTTAacatccttctcttctccctatcaCTGCCTAAGTTAATAAAAAAGAGTAGTCTAGACTcactgccttcatttcctcaacaTTCCTCACTCCCTAACCCTTTTCAATATGACTCCTCtgctgtgggaggccaataagagaaacagagtctcaaatagataaaaatctgagactcctcttttgaccccttttgtgatccacatcctttcttgttgaaaagtattgtggccttattgaaaaagctttaagctcttagcaaaccagtagtcaagaggttaataTTCTTCCCCTTTGGACAGAAATGCAGCAGAAATGCAGAAAGgcaagccaaggccaaaatcttagttTAGCAGGAGCATTtcacccctgagaaaagtattctcagacttagcttgctgataatcacgtagctgaaagtccagcctggttcttatcttcaccttgaagtttctgaggtttctgtgtgttgtctaaactaattgcaatgtctatgAAGNNNNNNNNNNNNNNNNNNNNNNNNNNNNNNNNNNNNNNNNNNNNNNNNNNNNNNNNNNNNNNNNNNNNNNNNNNNNNNNNNNNNNNNNNNNNNNNNNNNNNNNNNNNNNNNNNNNNNNNNNNNNNNNNNNNNNNNNNNNNNNNNNNNNNNNNNNNNNNNNNNNNNNNNNNNNNNNNNNNNNNNNNNNNNNNNNNNNNNNNNNNNNNNNNNNNNNNNNNNNNNNNNNNNNNNNNNNNNNNNNNNNNNNNNNNNNNNNNNNNNNNNNNNNNNNNNNNNNNNNNNNNNNNNNNNNNNNNNNNNNNNNNNNNNNNNNNNNNNNNNNNNNNNNNNNNNNNNNNNNNNNNNNNNNNNNNNNNNNNNNNNNNNNNNNNNNNNNNNNNNNNNNNNNNNNNNNNNNNNNNNNNNNNNNNNNNNNNNNNNNNNNNNNNNNNNNNNNNNNNNNNNNNNNNNNNNNNNNNNNNNNNNNNNNNNNNNNNNNNNNNNNNNNNNNNNNNNNNNNNNNNNNNNNNNNNNNNNNNNNNNNNNNNNNNNNNNNNNNNNNNNNNNNNNNNNNNNNNNNNNNNNNNNNNNNNNNNNNNNNNNNNNNNNNNNNNNNNNNNNNNNNNNNNNNNNNNNNNNNNNNNNNNNNNNNNNNNNNNNNNNNNNNNNNNNNNNNNNNNNNNNNNNNNNNNNNNNNNNNNNNNNNNNNNNNNNNNNNNNNNNNNNNNNNNNNNNNNNNNNNNNNNNNNNNNNNNNNNNNNNNNNNNNNNNNNNNNNNNNNNNNNNNNNNNNNNNNNNNNNNNNNNNNNNNNNNNNNNNNNNNNNNNNNNNNNNNNNNNNNNNNNNNNNNNNNNNNNNNNNNNNNNNNNNNNNNNNNNNNNNNNNNNNNNNNNNNNNNNNNNNNNNNNNNNNNNNNNNNNNNNNNNNNNNNNNNNNNNNNNNNNNNNNNNNNNNNNNNNNNNNNNNNNNNNNNNNNNNNNNNNNNNNNNNNNNNNNNNNNNNNNNNNNNNNNNNNNNNNNNNNNNNNNNNNNNNNNNNNNNNNNNNNNNNNNNNNNNNNNNNNNNNNNNNNNNNNNNNNNNNNNNNNNNNNNNNNNNNNNNNNNNNNNNNNNNNNNNNNNNNNNNNNNNNNNNNNNNNNNNNNNNNNNNNNNNNNNNNNNNNNNNNNNNNNNNNNNNNNNNNNNNNNNNNNNNNNNNNNNNNNNNNNNNNNNNNNNNNNNNNNNNNNNNNNNNNNNNNNNNNNNNNNNNNNNNNNNNNNNNNNNNNNNNNNNNNNNNNNNNNNNNNNNNNNNNNNNNNNNNNNNNNNNNNNNNNNNNNNNNNNNNNNNNNNNNNNNNNNNNNNNNNNNNNNNNNNNNNNNNNNNNNNNNNNNNNNNNNNNNNNNNNNNNNNNNNNNNNNNNNNNNNNNNNNNNNNNNNNNNNNNNNNNNNNNNNNNNNNNNNNNNNNNNNNNNNNNNNNNNNNNNNNNNNNNNNNNNNNNNNNNNNNNNNNNNNNNNNNNNNNNNNNNNNNNNNNNNNNNNNNNNNNNNNNNNNNNNNNNNNNNNNNNNNNNNNNNNNNNNNNNNNNNNNNNNNNNNNNNNNNNNNNNNNNNNNNNNNNNNNNNNNNNNNNNNNNNNNNNNNNNNNNNNNNNNNNNNNNNNNNNNNNNNNNNNNNNNNNNNNNNNNNNNNNNNNNNNNNNNNNNNNNNNNNNNNNNNNNNNNNNNNNNNNNNNNNNNNNNNNNNNNNNNNNNNNNNNNNNNNNNNNNNNNNNNNNNNNNNNNNNNNNNNNNNNNNNNNNNNNNNNNNNNNNNNNNNNNNNNNNNNNNNNNNNNNNNNNNNNNNNNNNNNNNNNNNNNNNNNNNNNNNNNNNNNNNNNNNNNNNNNNNNNNNNNNNNNNNNNNNNNNNNNNNNNNNNNNNNNNNNNNNNNNNNNNNNNNNNNNNNNNNNNNNNNNNNNNNNNNNNNNNNNNNNNNNNNNNNNNNNNNNNNNNNNNNNNNNNNNNNNNNNNNNNNNNNNNNNNNNNNNNNNNNNNNNNNNNNNNNNNNNNNNNNNNNNNNNNNNNNNNNNNNNNNNNNNNNNNNNNNNNNNNNNNNNNNNNNNNNNNNNNNNNNNNNNNNNNNNNNNNNNNNNNNNNNNNNNNNNNNNNNNNNNNNNNNNNNNNNNNNNNNNNNNNNNNNNNNNNNNNNNNNNNNNNNNNNNNNNNNNNNNNNNNNNNNNNNNNNNNNNNNNNNNNNNNNNNNNNNNNNNNNNNNNNNNNNNNNNNNNNNNNNNNNNNNNNNNNNNNNNNNNNNNNNNNNNNNNNNNNNNNNNNNNNNNNNNNNNNNNNNNNNNNNNNNNNNNNNNNNNNNNNNNNNNNNNNNNNNNNNNNNNNNNNNNNNNNNNNNNNNNNNNNNNNNNNNNNNNNNNNNNNNNNNNNNNNNNNNNNNNNNNNNNNNNNNNNNNNNNNNNNNNNNNNNNNNNNNNNNNNNNNNNNNNNNNNNNNNNNNNNNNNNNNNNNNNNNNNNNNNNNNNNNNNNNNNNNNNNNNNNNNNNNNNNNNNNNNNNNNNNNNNNNNNNNNNNNNNNNNNNNNNNNNNNNNNNNNNNNNNNNNNNNNNNNNNNNNNNNNNNNNNNNNNNNNNNNNNNNNNNNNNNNNNNNNNNNNNNNNNNNNNNNNNNNNNNNNNNNNNNNNNNNNNNNNNNNNNNNNNNNNNNNNNNNNNNNNNNNNNNNNNNNNNNNNNNNNNNNNNNNNNNNNNNNNNNNNNNNNNNNNNNNNNNNNNNNNNNNNNNNNNNNNNNNNNNNNNNNNNNNNNNNNNNNNNNNNNNNNNNNNNNNNNNNNNNNNNNNNNNNNNNNNNNNNNNNNNNNNNNNNNNNNNNNNNNNNNNNNNNNNNNNNNNNNNNNNNNNNNNNNNNNNNNNNNNNNNNNNNNNNNNNNNNNNNNNNNNNNNNNNNNNNNNNNNNNNNNNNNNNNNNNNNNNNNNNNNNNNNNNNNNNNNNNNNNNNNNNNNNNNNNNNNNNNNNNNNNNNNNNNNNNNNNNNNNNNNNNNNNNNNNNNNNNNNNNNNNNNNNNNNNNNNNNNNNNNNNNNNNNNNNNNNNNNNNNNNNNNNNNNNNNNNNNNNNNNNNNNNNNNNNNNNNNNNNNNNNNNNNNNNNNNNNNNNNNNNNNNNNNNNNNNNNNNNNNNNNNNNNNNNNNNNNNNNNNNNNNNNNNNNNNNNNNNNNNNNNNNNNNNNNNNNNNNNNNNNNNNNNNNNNNNNNNNNNNNNNNNNNNNNNNNNNNNNNNNNNNNNNNNNNNNNNNNNNNNNNNNNNNNNNNNNNNNNNNNNNNNNNNNNNNNNNNNNNNNNNNNNNNNNNNNNNNNNNNNNNNNNNNNNNNNNNNNNNNNNNNNNNNNNNNNNNNNNNNNNNNNNNNNNNNNNNNNNNNNNNNNNNNNNNNNNNNNNNNNNNNNNNNNNNNNNNNNNNNNNNNNNNNNNNNNNNNNNNNNNNNNNNNNNNNNNNNNNNNNNNNNNNNNNNNNNNNNNNNNNNNNNNNNNNNNNNNNNNNNNNNNNNNNNNNNNNNNNNNNNNNNNNNNNNNNNNNNNNNNNNNNNNNNNNNNNNNNNNNNNNNNNNNNNNNNNNNNNNNNNNNNNNNNNNNNNNNNNNNNNNNNNNNNNNNNNNNNNNNNNNNNNNNNNNNNNNNNNNNNNNNNNNNNNNNNNNNNNNNNNNNNNNNNNNNNNNNNNNNNNNNNNNNNNNNNNNNNNNNNNNNNNNNNNNNNNNNNNNNNNNNNNNNNNNNNNNNNNNNNNNNNNNNNNNNNNNNNNNNNNNNNNNNNNNNNNNNNNNNNNNNNNNNNNNNNNNNNNNNNNNNNNNNNNNNNNNNNNNNNNNNNNNNNNNNNNNNNNNNNNNNNNNNNNNNNNNNNNNNNNNNNNNNNNNNNNNNNNNNNNNNNNNNNNNNNNNNNNNNNNNNNNNNNNNNNNNNNNNNNNNNNNNNNNNNNNNNNNNNNNNNNNNNNNNNNNNNNNNNNNNNNNNNNNNNNNNNNNNNNNNNNNNNNNNNNNNNNNNNNNNNNNNNNNNNNNNNNNNNNNNNNNNNNNAAAGAGATAACTATAATACATGTTACATAGTAAGTTCCTTAAAGAGATTATGGGAACTTGGGTTCtccacctttaaaaaaatgaacaaacagagagagagagagagagagagagagagagagagagagagagagagagagagagagagagagacttgcccagagttacatatctaggaagtatccaaggcagCTTTTGAACCCGGgacacctcctgtctccaggcctggctctctatccactgagccaccaaaacTGCCCCTAGTTCCCCACCTTTGTACTCCTTGTCTTTATCTGTCCTGCCATTCTCAGAAGTATTCCTCCTTGCTAAAGGATCTTCCAACCCATCCTCTTTTATGATCTTGCTCTTCGgtcatctcttttctttcatccactttaatctctccctgtctactaATTCCTTCCTCTCATTCTATAAATATGTTCCAGTCTCTCTCATATAAAAAGCAAACCCTTCTTTAACCCCACCATATCTCTAGTTAacatccttctcttctccctatcaCTGCCTAAGTTAATAAAAAAGAGTAGTCTAGACTcactgccttcatttcctcaacaTTCCTCACTCCCTAACCCTTTTCAATATGACTCCTCtgctgtgggaggccaataagagaaacagagtctcaaatagataaaaatctgagactcctcttttgaccccttttgtgatccacatcctttcttgttgaaaagtattgtggccttattgaaaaagctttaagctcttagcaaaccagtagtcaagaggttaataTTCTTCCCCTTTGGACAGAAATGCAGCAGAAATGCAGAAAGgcaagccaaggccaaaatcttagttTAGCAGGAGCATTtcacccctgagaaaagtattctcagacttagcttgctgataatcacgtagctgaaagtccagcctggttcttatcttcaccttgaagtttctgaggtttctgtgtgttgtctaaactaattgcaatgtctatgAAGCTGCAAAACTCTCTCTGTTCTTCTGGGTCGAAGggattttgaattttcatatataataaacttgtgactcaatggcactttggaggagcagctatgagttaacagaaAGATTGTCTCTCCTgtccccttattttctttatcaactaagccatctttatcagattatcaggaGATGATAGATTTCTACATTGGGCACCTGAGGCTAGGGACTTTGGAACAGCTAGATACAGTTAAAGATTTGCCCCCAGCCCCAGACAGCTCCCAAATTACTGTGGTTTAGTTTCTGcccaaagaagggcaagaaatccagagttttcagaactctccccttaagggtagacactagaagtaaagaatagattaacaggatgggacacagtgaatcaaaggaaagaactcttttcaTTGATATGACTAAGTACACCCTTAGGAAATGgggaataaaaataagtaaagaacagctcactaagtttctttattttattcaaaattgtagcccatggattcccttagaattctggcaaaagggggcagctgggtagctcagtggactgagaaccaggcctagagatgggaggtcctaggttcaaatctggcctctgacacttcccagctgtgtgaccctgggcaagtcacttgacccccattgcctatccttaccactcttctaccttggagccaatacacagtattgacttcaagatggaaggtaaaggtttaaaaaaaaaaagaattctggcaaaaagttggcaatgacttgaaaaattattatactgagcacaGATCAGGACAAGTACCAGTAAAAATTTCATCAGCTGCTGAAAAAACATCTTTGTTATCTGAtaagaatgcagagaatgaaatctctaaggtttcaatgttagaatcagaggaggagatGTGAGAAaagttaccactggaagaaaaattgcaatttcaaattccaaattccatcaaaATGGTTGCAGATTACTTGATAAGAGATttaagggaagatggaaaggaggccaaccactggtcccaccaatga is from Gracilinanus agilis isolate LMUSP501 chromosome 2, AgileGrace, whole genome shotgun sequence and encodes:
- the WFDC2 gene encoding WAP four-disulfide core domain protein 2, with translation MARKLTPFLAFLGGLFLLFLLGLPPAFGQNSTSEYSDEENRPKGVESAGPSNTAGSVEGKVGVCPKLQEGDSCEVECTSDMDCSNNLKCCSAGCSSFCKIPNNKMGTCPQIDSSISQLGLCHDQCREDSECSDQLKCCLNGCAKMTCTTPRF